Within Oncorhynchus keta strain PuntledgeMale-10-30-2019 chromosome 30, Oket_V2, whole genome shotgun sequence, the genomic segment TTACCACTgggggttatccacgttgaggGTGAGTAGTTACCACTTGGTTATCCACGTTGAGGGTGAGTAGTTACCACTGGGGGTTATCCACATTGAGGGTGAGTAGTTACCgggggttatccacgttgaggGTGAGTCGTTACCACTgggggttatccacgttgaggGTGAGTAGTTTCCAggggttatccacgttgaggGTGAGTAGTTACCATTgggggttatccacgttgaggGGGAGTAGTTGCCACCAggggttatccacgttgaggGTGAGTAGTTACCACTGGGGTTATCCACATTGAGGCTGAGTAGTTACCACTgggggttatccacgttgagCCTGAGTAGTTACCAACGGGGTTATCCACGTTGAGAATGAGTAGTTACCATTgggggttatccacgttgaggGGGAGTAGTTGCCACCAggggttatccacgttgagggtgagtagttaccactgggggttatccacgttgaggGTGAGTAGTTGCCACCGGGGGTTACCACCTTGAGTGTGAGTAGTTACCACTGGGGGTTATCCACATTGAGGCTGAGTAGTTACCACTgggggttatccacgttgagCCTGAGTAGTTACCAACgggggttatccacgttgagAATGAGTAGTTACCATTgggggttatccacgttgaggGGGAGTAGTTGCCACCAggggttatccacgttgagggtgagtagttaccactgggggttatccacgttgagggtgagtagttaccactgggggttatccacgttgaggctgagtagttaccactgggggttatccacgttgaggCTGAGTAGTTACCATTggggttatccacgttgaggctgagtagttaccactgggggttatccacgttgagggtgagtagttaccactgggggttatccacgttgagggtgagtagttaccactgggggttatccacgttgaggctgagtagttaccactgggggttatccacgttgaggGTGAGTAGTTACCACTGGGGGTTATCCACATTGAGGCTGAGTAGTTACCGACgggggttatccacgttgaggctgagtagttaccactgggggttatccacgttgagggtgagtagttaccactgggggttatccacgttgagggggagtagttaccactgggggttatccacgttgaggatgagtagttaccactgggggttatccacgttgagCCTGAGTAGTTACCATTAGGGTATATCCACATTGAGCCTGAGTAGTTACCATTGGGGGTTATCCACATTGAGGCTGAGTAGTTATCAACgggggttatccacgttgaggctgagtagttaccactgggggttatccacgttgagCCTGAGTAGTTACCATTAGGGTATATCCACATTGAGCCTGAGTAGTTACCATTGGGGGTTATCCACATTGAGGCTGAGTAGTTACCATTAGGGTATATCCACGTTGAGCCTGAGTAGTTACCATTgggggttatccacgttgagcctgagtagttaccactgggggttatccacgttgagCCTGAGTAGTTACCACTGGGGGTTATCCACATTGAGCCTGAGTAGTTACCACTgggggttatccacgttgagCCTGAGTAGTTACCACTTGGGGTTATCGACATTGAGGCTGAGTAGTTACCATTgggggttatccacgttgagcctgagtagttaccactgggggttatccacgttgaggCTGAGTAGTTACCATTAGGGGATTTCCACGTTGAGGCTGAGTAGTTACCATTCGGGTATATCCACGTTGAGCCTGAGTAGTTACCATTGGAGGTTATCCGCATTGAGGCTGAGTAGTTACCATTAGGGTATATCCACGTTGAGCCTGAGTAGTTACCACTgggggttatccacgttgagcctgagtagttaccactgggggttatccacgttgagCCTGAGTAGTTACCACTGGGGGTTATCCACATTGAGGCTGAGTAGTTACCATTAGGGTATATCCACGTTGAGCCTGAGTAGTTACCACTGGGGGTTGAGGGGAGTAGTTGCCACCggggttatccacgttgaggATGAGTAGTTACCACTGGGGGTTATCTACGTTGATGGTGAGTAGTTACCATTGGGGTTATCCACATTGAGGCTGAGTAGTTATCAACgggggttatccacgttgaggctgagtagttaccactgggggttatccacgttgagggtgagtagttaccactgggggttatccacgttgagggtgagtagttaccactggggttatccacgttgaggctgagtagttaccactgggggttatccacgttgaggCTGAGTAGTTACCATTggggttatccacgttgaggCTGAGTAGTTGCCACTggggttatccacgttgaggGTGAGTAGTTACCACTGGGGGTTATCCAGTTGAGGGTGAGTAGTTACCACTgggggttatccacgttgaggctgagtagttaccactgggggttatccacgttgaggGTGAGTAGTTACCACTGGGGGTTATCCACATTGGGTGAGTAGTTACCACGTTGAGGCTGAGTAGTTACCACTgggggttatccacgttgagggtgagtagttaccactgggggttatccacgttgagggggagtagttaccactgggggttatccacgttgaggatgagtagttaccactgggggttatccacgttgagCCTGAGTAGTTACCATTAGGGTATATCCACATTGAGCCTGAGTAGTTACCATTGGGGGTTATCCACATTGAGGCTGAGTAGTTATCAACgggggttatccacgttgaggctgagtagttaccactgggggttatccacgttgagCCTGAGTAGTTACCATTAGGGTATATCCACATTGAGCCTGGTAGTTACCATTGGGGTTATCCAGAGGCTTTAGGGTATATCCACGTTGAGCCTGAGTAGTTACCATTGGAGGTTATCCGCATTGAGGCTGAGTAGTTACCATTAGGGTATATCCACGTTGAGCCTGAGTAGTTACCACTgggggttatccacgttgagcctgagtagttaccactgggggttatccacgttgagCCTGAGTAGTTACCACTTGGGGTTATCGACATTGAGGCTGAGTAGTTACCATTgggggttatccacgttgagcctgagtagttaccactgggggttatccacgttgaggCTGAGTAGTTACCATTAGGGTATTTCCACGTTGAGGCTGAGTAGTTACCATTCGGGTATATCCACGTTGAGCCTGAGTAGTTACCATTGGGGGTTATCCACATTGAGGCTGAGTAGTTACCATTAGGGTATATCCACGTTGAGCCTGAGTAGTTACCACTgggggttatccacgttgagcctgagtagttaccactgggggttatccacgttgaggCTGAGTAGTTACCATTGGGGGTTATCCACATTGAGGCTGAGTAGTTACCATTAGGGTTATCCACGTTGAGCCTGAGTgggggttatccacgttgaggATGAGTAGTTACCACTGGGGGTTATCTACGTTGAGGGGGAGTAGTTGCCACCgggggttatccacgttgaggGTGAGTAGTTACCATTGGGGGTTATCCACATTGAGGCTGAGTAGTTATCAACgggggttatccacgttgaggctgagtagttaccactgggggttatccacgttgagCCTGAGTAGTTACCATTAGGGTATATCCACGTTGAGCCTGAGTAGTTACCATTgggggttatccacgttgagcctgagtagttaccactgggggttatccacgttgaggctgagtagttaccactgggggttatccacgttgagCCTGAGTAGTTACCACTGGGGGTTATCCACATTGAGCCTGAGTAGTTACCACTgggggttatccacgttgagCCTGAGTAGTTACCAATGGGGGTTATCCACATTGAGACTGAGTAGTTACCACTgggggttatccacgttgagCCTGAGTAGTTACCACTGGGGGTTATCCACATTGAGGCTGAGTAGTTACCACTgggggttatccacgttgagCCTGAGTAGTTACCACTGGGGGTTATCCACATTGAGCCTGAGTAGTTACCACTgggggttatccacgttgagCCTGAGTAGTTACCAATGGGGGTTATCCACATTGAGCCTGAGTAGTTACCACTgggggttatccacgttgagCCTGAGTAGTTACCACTTGGGGTTATCGACATTGAGGCTGAGTAGTTACCATTgggggttatccacgttgaggCTGAGTAGTTACCATTAGGGGATTTCCACGTTGAGGCTGAGTAGTTACCATTCGGGTATATCCACGTTGAGCCTGAGTAGTTACCATTGGGGTTATCCACGTTGAGCCTGAGTAGTTACCATTCGGGTTATCCACGTTGAGCCTGAGTAGTTACCATTgggggttatccacgttgaggCTGAGTAGTTACCATTAGGGTATATCCACGTTGAGGCTGAGTAGTTACCATTgggggttatccacgttgagCCTGAGTAGTGACAATTATGGTATATCCACGTTGAGCCTGAGTAGTTTCCATTgggggttatccacgttgagcctgagtagttaccactgggggttatccacgttgaggCTGAGTAGTTACCATTAGGGTATATCCACATTGAGGCTGAGTAGTTACCATTCGGGTATATCCACATTGAGCCTGAGTAGTTACCATTGGGGGTTATCCACATTAAGGCTGATTAGTTACCGCTGGGGGTTAGCCAGGATTTTCAACCCAGATAGTGACCTGGCATGTTACCACTGCTGAGCGTAAAGGGTCTCTCCGATTTTCTGCATCGTGAAACTGTTCCATATGAATGAAGATGCCATGAGtattgagagagaggagggaaagtgTACGACCATTACCTGTGTGTAAGGCTGGTTTTGTACGACTGTTcattcttagaaaaaagggttccaaaaggcttctacggctgtccccataggagaaccctttttggttccaggtaaccgaaaagggttcttcctggaaccaaaaggggttcttcaaagggttctcctatggggacagccagaaaaacattttatagtctagatagcaccttttttttctaagagtgtacagtatCATTGAACAGTGACTCGGTCAGGTGACTGAGGTGGAGGAACACAGGTATTTCTACAatgacctctcactctctctctgagatccatctcctctctgtgctattatgtcctctcttctctctccctacctacaTTATTACTCCTTTCTATAGCTGACGAAAATGCAACATTTTGTGTAAATTCCTTCAGATGATATTgatgctctgtctctccctagATAAAATAGATGATGATTTTGAGTTGAGCATTGTGTGTCATCGGCCAGAAGGGCTGGATAAACTAGAGGCTCAGACCAACTTCAGCAAGCAAGAGCTGCAAGTGCTCTACCGAGGCTTCAAAAACGTATGTAGTCACTCTGTGTGTGTCACTCCATTTCTCCATTACTTCATCAATTAGTGTCCGCCACTCTCTCTATGGctgatctctctcttttctccctattttctctgtctttctctgcctctctctccatcgtAGGAGTGCCCTAGTGGGGTGGTGAATGAGGACACCTTCAAACAGATATACTCACAGTTCTTTCCCCATGGAGGTAGGgaatgagtttgtgtgtgtgtgtacataaccTTTAAAAGGTGTTGAGTTGTGCAGTGGATTTGTGTTATGATTTCATAAAGGGTAACACatacattacatgaccaaaagtatgtggacacgtgctAGTCCAACATCTCACtccaaaaccatgggcattaaaatggagttggtcacccctttgctgctataacaacctccactcttctaggaaggctttccactagatgttggaacattgctccggggacttgcttctattcagccacaagagccttggtgaggtcgggcactgatgttcggtgattaggtctggctcgcagtcagcattccaattcattccaaaggtgttagatggggttgaggtcagggctctgtgcaggccagtcaagttcttacaCACCGATGTTGACAAATaatttctgtatgaacctcgctTTGTCCGCGGGGCGATTGTCATAGTATTCtctagcgttaagatttcccttaagTGGAgcaaaggggcctagcccaaaccatgaaaaacagccccagaccattattcctcctccaccaaactttagagTTGGCActttgcattggggcaggtagggttctcctggcatccgccaaacccagattcatctgtcggactgccagtcAGTGAAGTGGGATTCatcagagaatgtgtttccactgctcctgagtccaatggcggcgagctttaaagcactccagccgacgcttggcattgctcatggtgatctcAGGCTTGTGTGTGGTTGCTTGGCCATGGAATTCGATTTCATGAAGCttctgacaaacagttattgtgctgatgttgcttccagaggccgtttggaactcaatagtgagtgttgcaactgaggacagacgatttgtatgcgctacgcgcttcagcactcaacggtcccgttctgtgaacttgtgtggcctaccacttcactgctgagccgttgttgctcctagacatttacacttcacaataacagcacttagagtTGACTGGAGCAGCTCTGGCAGGGCAGAGATTTGACaaactgatttgttggaaaggtggcattacatgatggtgccacattgaaagtcactgtgcTCTTCAGTACGGCcagtctactgccaatgtttgtctatggagattgcatggctgtgtgctcaattttatacacttgtcagtgattggtgtggctgaaatagcagaatccactcatttgaaggggtgtccacatactttgtatacATAGTGTATCTCTTCTCTCCAATGCTCTGCAGATGCCAGTACCTACGCACACTACCTGTTCAACGCCTTTGACTCAGCACACAGTGGATCCATCAAGTTTGAGGTAAACattcctctactgtctctctactcctcctctcgatctctctctttctctttctcacaaTCAGATGACTAACCCTTTTTGTATTCTGGATCCTTCGTCTTCTTGTTCTACCTGATACGCCGTCTCattctgtcactctctccctcctccagggCTTTATCATGGCGTTGTCCACCCTGCTGAGGGGTTCAGTGAGGGAGAAACTGACGTGGACGTTCAACCTGTACGACATCAACAGAGATGGCTACATCAacaaggaggtgtgtgtgtacttaaATATTGCGTGTGGTTATTTCAccatttaacttcttgcgtcgagccatcccggatccgggatcgtgaatacagcctcaagctcattaccataacgcaacgttaactattcatgaaaatcgcaaatgaaattaaatcaatatgctagctctcaagcctAGGCtgtttgttaacaacactgtcattagCAGCATTAGCATTTatcgttagcattcagcaggcaacattttcacaaaaaacagaaaaggattcaaataaaataatttacctttgaagaactttggatgttttcaatgaggagactctcagttagatagcaaatgttccttttttcctgaaagattatttgtttaggagaaatcgctccattttgtgcgtcacgtttagctactaaaaaaacctgtatccaggattgtgtaaatctatccgcaagctcattagcataacaccacgttaactattcatgaaaatcgcaaattaaatgaaatcaatatgctagctctcaagcctagccttttgttaacaacactgtcatctcagattttaaaaaaatatgcttctcaaccatagcaaaacaagcatttgtgtaacagtattgatagctattgatagctagcattagTATTTAGCGTTatcattcagcaggcaacattttcacaaaaaacagaaaaccattcaaataaaatcatttacctttgaagaactttggatgttttcagtgaggagactcagttagatagcaaatgttcaggttttcctgaaagattatttgtgcaggagaaatcggtccgttttctgcgtcatgtttggctaccaaaaaaaaacgataAGTCATTcgtcaaaacgccaaacttttttccaaattaactccataatatcgactgaaacatggtaaacgttgtttagaatcaatcctcaacgtgtttttcacatatctcttcgatgatatattgTTTGTGGAAGTGTACTTTCCCCTCTGAATCCCATGGGAAAATGCTagcagctgaagattacgcaccaatttagacaaaggacaccgggcggacccctggcaaatgtagtctcttatggccaatcttccaatgatatgcctacaaatacgtcacaatgctgcagacaccttggacgaacggcagagagcttaGGCTCGttcatggcacattcacagccatataaggagacgatggaaaacagagcctcaaaaattctgctcatttcctgtttgaggtttcatcttggttttgcctgtagcatgcgttctgtggcactcacagataatatctttgcagttttggaaacgtcggagtgttttctttccaaagctgccaattatatgcatagtcaagcttcttttcgtgacaaaatattgcgcttaaaacgggcacgttttttttatccaataatgaaatagcgcccctatattttcttttttatttctttttttcatctttatttaaccaggtagtctagttgagaccaagttctcatttgcaactgcgacctggccaacaaTAGGTTGAAGAGGTAAACAACGACAGGCAAATATTATTGCATATATTTTGCTTCATATGCTGTGGTTTtgtgtatttttgtgtgtgttttacaggagATGACAGACATCGTCAGTGCGATATATGACATGATGGGAAAGTACACCTACCCTGCCCTGAAGACAGACACTCCCAAACAACATGTGGATGCCTTCTTCCAGAAGATGGACAAGAACAGAGATGGAGTTGTCACTCTGGATGAGTTCATTCTGTCCTGCCAGGAGGTCAACTTTCTCTACATTTATACAATCATCATTGTTCCACCCACTTATTCTTGTCTTTTATTGTAGTTTGAGGGTTTTGGATGGATCAAATTCAATGATCAAATGACCAACTTCACAGCCATGAGTCAACTCAGCCACTTTCGGTTTGCTTCcaaccatctaccatctctatGTCAACAACAAACATCTGACCAATCAGATTAGAACAAGGTAGCTGCTAGGCAGATAATCAATTATCGTTCCAAACACTGTTGTGTAGTTTTATAGTTTAGAAGTACACAGCAGTGACTTTGGGGTTATTTTATGAGGTATAATATTATTTTCTATTTGTTCCTTCTGTAGGTCTTCACCTTTTTTAATTCTTCAGTCGGTCTACCAAAGACTTAGAATGAAGATGTCACAGACTGGAAAATGTCATGGAAACTGTTCGGGCTCAGAATGCTCAAAACTCTTTCGGCTTGTCATAAAGTCGCCCAAAAATTACTCCAGTCACTGTGTTGGGGAGAAATCCACAATATTCGGTCAAATCCTATGGCTCTcccatcaaatcaaatgaaatcaaactgtatttgttaacacaacagatgtagaccttacagtgaaatgcttactttacaagcccttaaccaacagtgcagttttaagaaaaaatacccccccccaaaaaaacaacattaaaaaaaatctaaGTAACAAATatttaaacagcagcagtaaaataacaatagtgaggctacatacagggggtaccggtacatagtccaatgtgtgggggcaccggttagtcagggtaattgaggtaatatgtacatgtaggtagagttaaaatgactatgcatagataataaacagagagtagcaacgcaaatagtctgggtagtcatttgattagatgttcaggagtcttatggcttgggggtagaagctgtttagaagcccttggacctagacttggagctctggtaccacttgccgtgcggtagcagagaaaacagtctatgactagagtggctggagtctgacaatttttagggccttcctctgacaccgcctggtatagaggtcctggatggcaggaagcttggccccagtgatgtactgggccgtacgcactaccctctgtagtgccttgcggtcggaggccaaacagttgccataccaggcagtgatgcaaccagatgctctcgatggtacagctgtCGAACCGTTTGAGGaactgaggacccatgacaaatcatttcagtctcctgagggggaataggttttgtcgtgccctcttcacgactgtcttggtgtgcttggaccataatagtttgttggtgatgtggacaccaaggaacttgaagctctcaacctgctccactacaggttgggggtgtgctcggtcctccttttcctgtagtccacaatcatctcctttgtcttgatcacgttgagggagaggttgttgtcctggcaccacacggccaggtctctgacctcctccctaaaggctgtctcgtcgctgttggtgatcaggcatatcactgttgtgtcatcgacaaacttaatgatggtgttggagtcgtgcctggcagtGCAGTCATgagggaacagggagtacaggaggggactgagcatggacccctgaggggcccctgtgttgaggatcagcgttgcggatgtgttgttacctacccttaccacctgggggcagcctgtcaggaagtccaggatccagttgcagaagaaagtgttaagtcccagggtccttagcttagcaTAGGCATCACTGTGACAGCAGCTGGTTTTGGTTGACTaaactcccttcctccctcttgcCCCGCAAACCCTGCCCCAACCAGAAAAAACAAGCATGTGAGGTGTCTTGCTTTCTGTACTCTCTGCTGTTCACATTGCTGTCCCTTGCTATCTTCTCCTCTGTTTTTGTTGCCCCCTCGTGGTGGTTATGAGAACTGCAAGTTCAGAGGTATCATTTTATCCACCTGATATTAAATCAGCTCTCCTTTTTTCCATACTTTCTTTTCTTAGGATGAAAACATCATGAGGTCCCTGCAGCTCTTCAAAAATGTCATATAGACCacacagagaaaaggagagaaaagacCGGGAGGAATTGGAAGAGATGCTTGAGCTGTGAGAAGGAAAAGCAGCCCGCCATTTAATGGAAAAAAGAGGCACAAACAAACTTTGTTGTCACCATGGTTACGAGAGGTACTCAACACCGGCTGCCCAACAACAGCTATACACACCAGTCGTGTGGCACAGTGTCTCACCATCATGTTACCATGGCAGTGACCATCAACGGGCTGGGTTATGACCCTTGCcattgacctctgacccctgtacCTGTTTTTGAACTTCCTGTGACTCTGTAACCTTTCACCCTAGTCCTCTCTGTCTTGTTCTGTTGATGTTGTTATGGTTACTGATCTCTCTGAGAGTGTATATCACACCTGTTAGTGTACctactgacaaacacacacaaagattAAGGCATACACACATACCTTGGATTGAATCCTCAATCGACTACCAAATAACAAATACACAATCAATACATTTTCATCTGTAAAATTCATCTGATCGGTATTTGACTTACGAAAAATACATTTGAACCAAGTCAGTCCTAACCCTGCTAAATGCAGAACTCCTACAGAATGTGTGTTAGTGTTATTCAATGTTTTTGGTGTTGTGGTGACTTGTGTCATAGTGTTTTTGGCTTCTATCTTTCTGTCTGCAATGAGCTCTTTTCATCTGTGTCGTGGTTGGTCTCTTTGTCTGTCAATCTAAGTCATGGCCAGACGACATCCCGCCCACAGAGCCTGGATTGGATGTTATGTGGCCTATGATAGACATATACAGTGGTAGGAAGTTATTGCAAGTCCCATTTTGAAGTGTATTCTTACGTGGGATATTACGACTGTACAGTAACAACTCTCAAGACAATACCCAACCACTCActgtgtccagagagagagagagagagagagagagaaagagaccttgTCACTGAGAATACAGGAATAAAGCCATGAGAGATGACAATAGCCTAATCAATGTGAAGACTTACTGACAAGAAAATACAAAATCCCTTTCCTCACAGTTATCTCACAGAAAACATCAGTGTATTCAAATGTGGTGCAAAATGATATTTAACAAACTTCTCTGAAAAAATGGTGATGTTTGCTATGTTATTATTTGAGTAAAACGAAGCTTCCCATCCGTGTCTGTAACACCACAGGCAACAAATGAAGGGTTCTCAAATGAAGAGTGTATATCGGTATTTACATATCTACATCCCAAGTACAAATGACGATACATTTACACCCACATCCTCATAGGAAATGAGTCACAAATGGAACATTTGAGGATGTTTTAGTTTCACACTTTAGCGACATTACATGCATCATTCTTCCACCActccacttcctccctctcttctatacccctctacctctcacaCGTGGCTCCTCCTGTCCTTCCCCCAGTTCCCTGTCACTTGAGTCTACAATCTGTCTTCAACCATAGAGCTTGTTCCACGTTGCTGCCGACAGtgctgactgatctacaaatcaccttgcatcataaataactactcattCTTAtatgtagatcagtcagtcagtaaccatttACCCACAATGCACCATGGATTTGACGCTCTCGAACACGGCCACAGTGTGGGATATAACATAAGGCCAGATAGGGGTCAAAACACCTGGAAGGGTGCTTGGCTAGTGTAGATAGATTGAGCCCTATCTAGGTCTAAGGATGAGGGGTTGGGTGTAGTATTAGGGCTATCCGGCACCTTGTCTCCACACAGTCTCAAAGGGGCATCACACACTGTCCATAATCTCCACTTTGCCACTACCAACTGAGCTAGGGTCAAATCATTCAATTCCTCATCTTAACAGTTGGGAAGGATGGACAAATATGTGACCCTGGATCAGTGGTT encodes:
- the LOC118374632 gene encoding Kv channel-interacting protein 1-like isoform X1; its protein translation is MGAVVGTLTMGERTKGERRRPSRDKIDDDFELSIVCHRPEGLDKLEAQTNFSKQELQVLYRGFKNECPSGVVNEDTFKQIYSQFFPHGDASTYAHYLFNAFDSAHSGSIKFEGFIMALSTLLRGSVREKLTWTFNLYDINRDGYINKEEMTDIVSAIYDMMGKYTYPALKTDTPKQHVDAFFQKMDKNRDGVVTLDEFILSCQEDENIMRSLQLFKNVI
- the LOC118374632 gene encoding Kv channel-interacting protein 1-like isoform X2; this translates as MGLVMGTFSMQSNKQDRTYRKDKIDDDFELSIVCHRPEGLDKLEAQTNFSKQELQVLYRGFKNECPSGVVNEDTFKQIYSQFFPHGDASTYAHYLFNAFDSAHSGSIKFEGFIMALSTLLRGSVREKLTWTFNLYDINRDGYINKEEMTDIVSAIYDMMGKYTYPALKTDTPKQHVDAFFQKMDKNRDGVVTLDEFILSCQEDENIMRSLQLFKNVI